The Coriobacteriia bacterium genome window below encodes:
- a CDS encoding MFS transporter, with amino-acid sequence MPPELPEEQPSELYDRPVAENPDDVADQAPLTVEADMEVPTAALVRRGWATSTFESFAHRDFTLFWSGALVSNVGTWMQNAALAILVYRIQPDKASLNTGIVQGLAGLPVLFLAIPAGALADRVDRRKLLIWLQVVLLAQAAAIGILYDAQVLSAVRPLFSLVLVSALGLVGGIFVAFQGPAFQSMLPDLVPRKSLMNGIALNSAQLQTSRMLGPAIVAGMLLVGSGLGLIFYINAASFLFVIAALLAIRPRAEFHAGHGAEVRGAPDGKRAGNGRTAESAWQTLTAGISYAREHPAIGVLILTTAFLVFFGFPYVIILTAIIHARIPGLNDKAVEHVYAVVYAFNGAGALIGSLAVAGLPSTIQRNRIIPITLLTFAALVVAFSFAPSVPVMCAITLVAGAAYISTSSLVMTSIQAAVPGYLRGRVMALFMMAFMGVMPLSAFAFGPLGQAIGPDTAVLVGGVALAVWALVLIARPGWLDAIGTPNASQRTSAVPAPRS; translated from the coding sequence GTGCCCCCCGAGCTGCCAGAAGAGCAACCGAGTGAACTCTACGATCGCCCAGTAGCCGAGAACCCCGACGACGTCGCCGATCAAGCGCCGCTGACGGTCGAGGCCGACATGGAGGTTCCCACGGCGGCGCTCGTGCGGCGCGGCTGGGCGACGAGCACGTTTGAGTCGTTCGCGCATCGCGACTTCACGCTGTTCTGGTCTGGCGCGCTGGTCAGCAATGTGGGCACGTGGATGCAGAACGCGGCGCTGGCGATTCTCGTCTACCGGATCCAGCCCGATAAGGCGTCGCTGAACACCGGCATCGTCCAGGGCTTGGCCGGGCTGCCCGTGCTGTTCCTCGCGATTCCGGCAGGTGCGCTGGCCGACCGAGTCGATCGCCGCAAACTCCTCATCTGGCTTCAGGTGGTCCTGCTCGCGCAGGCAGCCGCGATCGGCATCCTCTACGATGCGCAAGTGCTCAGCGCCGTGCGGCCGCTGTTCTCGCTGGTTCTCGTCTCGGCGCTCGGGCTTGTCGGCGGCATCTTCGTGGCGTTCCAAGGCCCAGCGTTCCAGTCGATGCTCCCGGACCTGGTTCCCCGCAAGTCGCTCATGAACGGCATCGCGCTGAACTCGGCCCAACTCCAGACTTCGCGGATGCTCGGACCGGCGATCGTGGCCGGTATGCTGCTGGTGGGCTCCGGGCTGGGGCTCATCTTCTACATCAACGCCGCGAGCTTCCTGTTCGTGATTGCGGCGCTTCTCGCGATCCGCCCGCGCGCCGAGTTCCACGCTGGCCATGGCGCCGAGGTACGCGGCGCGCCGGACGGCAAGAGAGCGGGCAACGGCAGGACCGCCGAAAGCGCGTGGCAGACGCTGACCGCAGGCATCTCCTACGCGCGCGAGCACCCAGCCATCGGCGTGCTCATCCTGACAACAGCGTTTCTCGTCTTCTTCGGCTTCCCGTACGTCATCATTCTCACGGCGATAATCCACGCTCGCATCCCGGGCTTGAACGACAAGGCCGTCGAGCACGTGTACGCGGTGGTCTACGCGTTCAACGGCGCCGGAGCGCTGATCGGATCGCTTGCTGTCGCCGGCCTTCCATCGACCATTCAGCGCAACCGCATCATCCCAATCACCCTGCTGACGTTCGCCGCACTCGTCGTCGCATTCTCGTTTGCGCCGAGCGTGCCGGTCATGTGCGCGATCACCCTGGTCGCAGGCGCGGCCTACATCTCGACCAGCTCGCTCGTGATGACATCAATCCAAGCAGCCGTTCCCGGATACCTGCGCGGGCGCGTCATGGCGCTGTTCATGATGGCGTTCATGGGCGTCATGCCCCTGTCCGCCTTCGCGTTCGGGCCGCTGGGCCAAGCGATCGGACCCGACACGGCCGTGCTCGTAGGCGGAGTCGCGCTGGCCGTGTGGGCGCTCGTGCTCATCGCGCGGCCGGGATGGCTCGACGCGATCGGAACGCCGAACGCAAGCCAACGCACGAGCGCCGTCCCCGCGCCCCGCAGCTAG
- a CDS encoding MFS transporter codes for MPDRSDNNDTSEQPTSAECDTDSEFQELCEVETEVADAAAPPQKVVRSGGTFESFRNPDFAWFWSGALVSNVGTWMQNYALGIVVYSLRSSSFDLGAINFIVGIPVLFLAIPGGLLADRVDRRKLLIWIQVVLLFQASALGYLYMNGTLRGGTNVITALAWLAGLGIVAGIFSAIQFPAWQAMMPDLVPRESLLNGIALNSAQFQSSRLIGPLAAGALVVAGFGMGDIFYVNAASFLFVIASLAIIRPRFAVPAEERAAGRPREGAVKTLLGGLEYARQNKVIGVLILSTAVMTIFGFPYMTLLPAIINQTLGFAINTDGYNRAVAIVMATNGLGAMAGALSVASLPATVRRNRIIPFALLAFGVSLLAFSLTRSLWLMAIVSAFAGAALMTTNSLANTSIQSSTPPHLRGRVMGLFVTAFMGIMPISGLAFGTLGQFIGPSNAVLIGSVFLVGWSLYLIVSNPLTRGQAAPASA; via the coding sequence ATGCCCGACCGTAGCGACAACAACGACACTTCCGAGCAACCCACTTCTGCCGAGTGCGACACGGACAGCGAGTTCCAGGAGCTGTGCGAGGTCGAGACGGAGGTCGCCGACGCCGCCGCTCCGCCGCAGAAGGTTGTGCGCAGCGGGGGCACGTTCGAGTCGTTCCGCAACCCCGACTTCGCGTGGTTCTGGTCCGGCGCGCTGGTAAGCAACGTGGGCACGTGGATGCAGAACTACGCGCTCGGCATCGTTGTGTATTCGCTGCGGAGTTCGTCGTTCGACCTGGGCGCCATCAACTTCATCGTGGGCATCCCGGTGCTGTTTCTCGCGATCCCGGGCGGCCTGCTTGCCGACCGGGTCGACCGCCGCAAGCTACTCATCTGGATCCAGGTGGTCCTGCTCTTCCAGGCGAGCGCGCTGGGCTACCTGTACATGAACGGCACGCTTCGCGGCGGTACCAACGTCATCACGGCGCTAGCGTGGCTGGCGGGGCTGGGCATCGTCGCCGGCATCTTCTCGGCGATCCAGTTCCCGGCATGGCAGGCGATGATGCCGGACTTGGTGCCGCGCGAGTCGCTGCTCAACGGAATCGCGCTGAACTCGGCGCAGTTCCAATCCTCCAGGCTCATCGGCCCGCTTGCCGCTGGAGCGCTCGTAGTCGCCGGCTTTGGCATGGGCGACATCTTCTACGTCAACGCGGCGAGCTTCCTGTTCGTCATCGCTTCGCTCGCGATCATCCGACCACGCTTCGCTGTTCCCGCCGAGGAGCGAGCCGCAGGCCGCCCGCGCGAGGGCGCCGTCAAGACGCTGCTCGGCGGGCTTGAGTACGCGCGGCAGAACAAGGTCATCGGCGTGCTGATTCTCAGCACCGCTGTGATGACCATCTTCGGCTTCCCCTACATGACGCTGCTGCCGGCCATCATCAACCAGACGCTCGGCTTCGCCATCAACACCGACGGCTACAACCGCGCGGTCGCCATCGTGATGGCCACCAACGGCCTGGGCGCCATGGCGGGGGCGCTCAGCGTCGCGAGCCTGCCGGCCACGGTGCGTCGCAACCGCATCATCCCGTTCGCGCTGCTGGCATTTGGCGTCTCGCTGCTCGCGTTCTCGCTGACACGCAGCCTGTGGCTGATGGCGATCGTCTCGGCGTTCGCGGGCGCGGCGCTCATGACCACCAACTCGCTAGCCAACACGTCGATTCAGTCCTCGACGCCGCCGCACCTGCGCGGCCGAGTCATGGGGCTGTTCGTCACGGCGTTCATGGGCATCATGCCGATCTCGGGCCTGGCCTTCGGTACGCTGGGGCAGTTCATCGGCCCCTCCAACGCCGTGCTCATCGGCTCGGTCTTTCTGGTCGGCTGGTCGCTCTATCTCATCGTGAGCAATCCGCTCACCCGAGGCCAAGCCGCGCCAGCTTCCGCCTGA